The following proteins are encoded in a genomic region of Pseudoxanthomonas suwonensis 11-1:
- a CDS encoding phosphotransferase produces the protein MHTIAHAAGVSGRPFEAPVLLKEGTRLLEPNVYRTLVEGQPAVVKDYSRYRRTLLAPLARLLVRREARALRRLRGWTHAPMLLGIVGGLSLAMEFVPGEPLGSRRSVGEDTFRQLRAAVAHLHAAGFTHNDLHPANVMVSGDRVVLLDFASALRVPRWLRNAPVLRELRRSDLANALKIEQRMTGRAPGGFVSQVLADPRWVTSVRDGWKRFYRGFKASFGQ, from the coding sequence ATGCACACCATTGCCCATGCCGCCGGCGTGTCCGGCCGGCCGTTCGAAGCCCCCGTGCTCCTGAAGGAAGGCACCCGGCTGCTCGAGCCGAACGTCTACCGCACCCTGGTCGAGGGCCAGCCGGCGGTGGTCAAGGACTACAGCCGGTACCGCCGCACCCTGCTGGCGCCGCTGGCACGGCTGCTGGTGCGTCGCGAGGCGCGCGCCCTGCGCCGCCTGCGTGGCTGGACGCATGCGCCGATGCTGCTGGGCATCGTCGGCGGGCTGTCGCTGGCGATGGAGTTCGTGCCGGGCGAGCCGCTGGGCTCCAGGCGCAGCGTCGGCGAGGACACTTTCCGCCAGCTGCGTGCCGCGGTCGCGCACCTGCACGCGGCCGGCTTCACCCACAACGACCTGCACCCGGCCAACGTGATGGTCAGCGGCGACCGCGTGGTGCTGCTTGATTTCGCTTCGGCCCTGCGGGTGCCGCGCTGGCTGCGCAACGCGCCGGTGCTGCGCGAACTGCGCCGCAGCGACCTGGCCAACGCGCTGAAGATCGAGCAGCGCATGACCGGCCGCGCGCCGGGCGGGTTCGTGTCGCAGGTGCTGGCCGACCCGCGCTGGGTGACCTCGGTGCGCGACGGCTGGAAGCGCTTCTACCGCGGCTTCAAGGCCAGTTTCGGCCAGTAA
- a CDS encoding putative peptide maturation dehydrogenase, translating to MRVRRCKVLYLEPREEVAFDLQDLLAGGDGVARQRRWFALAPHSRGQVPVDAAARDVLGGLSPERWVEEEMLSPAQREALPALVEAGLVVCDEPAHAAMLARDEALRAAHWHPLAATAHALTRWNGVDTTEAMRNTGTQTAPELRQVLGPPPPEAIVPPRAGAPLPLPVPEATGFDALLRRRATCRNFDRGRPLPMEELSRLLHRVFAAQGTVRVTGDTVFLKKNSPSGGGLHPVEAYLLVQQVEGLDAGLYHYDPLAHALRPLPAPPGSLDGFALQAVAGQTWFAQAHVLAILAPRYARNFWKYRQHAKAHRAVVLEAGHLSQTLYLAATEAGLAAYVTCAINEDCLDEALGLDPVNEGVLAVCGFGWRGQVMETMELDPLGAAWQVPPPPN from the coding sequence ATGCGAGTAAGACGTTGCAAGGTGCTCTACCTGGAGCCGCGCGAAGAGGTGGCGTTCGACCTGCAGGACCTGCTGGCCGGCGGCGACGGCGTCGCCCGCCAGCGTCGCTGGTTCGCGCTGGCGCCGCATAGCCGCGGCCAGGTGCCGGTGGATGCCGCGGCACGCGACGTGCTCGGCGGGCTCTCGCCCGAGCGTTGGGTGGAGGAGGAGATGCTGTCGCCGGCCCAGCGCGAGGCGCTGCCCGCGTTGGTCGAGGCCGGCCTGGTGGTGTGCGACGAACCGGCGCACGCGGCGATGCTGGCCCGCGACGAGGCACTGCGCGCGGCGCACTGGCATCCGCTGGCCGCGACCGCGCACGCACTGACGCGCTGGAACGGGGTCGACACCACCGAGGCGATGCGCAACACCGGCACGCAGACGGCACCGGAACTGCGCCAGGTGCTGGGACCGCCGCCGCCGGAGGCGATCGTGCCGCCCCGTGCCGGCGCGCCGCTGCCGTTGCCGGTCCCGGAAGCGACAGGCTTCGATGCGTTGCTGCGTCGGCGCGCCACCTGCCGTAACTTCGACCGCGGGCGTCCATTGCCGATGGAGGAACTGTCGCGGCTCCTGCATCGCGTCTTCGCCGCGCAGGGCACGGTGCGCGTTACCGGCGACACGGTGTTCCTGAAGAAGAACAGCCCCTCCGGCGGCGGCCTGCATCCGGTCGAGGCCTACCTGCTGGTGCAGCAGGTCGAAGGCCTGGACGCCGGCCTCTACCATTACGACCCGCTCGCGCACGCGCTGCGTCCACTGCCCGCGCCGCCCGGATCGCTGGACGGGTTCGCGCTGCAGGCGGTCGCCGGTCAGACATGGTTCGCGCAGGCCCACGTACTGGCGATCCTCGCGCCTCGCTACGCGCGCAATTTCTGGAAGTACCGCCAGCACGCCAAGGCCCACCGCGCCGTCGTGCTGGAAGCGGGCCACCTGTCGCAGACGCTTTACCTGGCAGCCACCGAAGCCGGTCTGGCGGCCTACGTGACCTGCGCGATCAACGAGGACTGCCTGGACGAGGCGCTGGGGCTGGACCCGGTCAACGAAGGCGTGCTCGCTGTCTGCGGTTTCGGCTGGCGCGGCCAGGTGATGGAAACCATGGAGCTGGATCCGTTGGGCGCTGCATGGCAGGTTCCACCGCCTCCGAACTGA
- a CDS encoding YifB family Mg chelatase-like AAA ATPase, which produces MGLALVHSRARAGVAAPAVQVEVHLSGGLPCTQIVGLPAAAVRESRDRVRAAILCAQFEYPQRRITINLAPADLPKDGGRFDLPIALGILAASGQIDRDALAGCEFLGELGLTGELRPVDGILPAVLAAARAGRRLVVPAASAAEAALAREAEAYAARTLLETCAGLGGQARLPSVGEASGEAAAETLRPAPAPPDLAAVRGQLQARRALEIAAAGGHHLLMSGPPGCGKTLLASCLPGLLPEASEAEALETAAVHSISGQGLDPSRWRQRPLRAPHHGASPVALAGGGSPPRPGEISLAHNGVLFLDELPEWSRAALEVLREPLESGRITISRAGRSAEFPARFQLVAALNPCPCGFAGDPSARCRCTPDMVARYWGRLSGPLLDRIDLHLSMARLPPAQLRADAPPSESSVGVRARVEAARARQEARGSGLNARLDATGLAACCRLADAEQALLEQAAERLQLTARSMHRVLRVARTIADLDGSEGIGRPHLAEALGYRAPLLLRD; this is translated from the coding sequence ATGGGCCTGGCCCTGGTGCACAGTCGCGCCCGTGCGGGCGTGGCCGCTCCGGCCGTGCAGGTCGAGGTGCATCTCTCCGGCGGCCTGCCCTGCACCCAGATCGTCGGCCTGCCTGCCGCGGCGGTACGCGAATCCCGTGACCGGGTACGCGCCGCCATCCTCTGCGCGCAGTTCGAGTACCCGCAGCGGCGCATCACCATCAACCTTGCGCCCGCCGACCTGCCCAAGGACGGCGGCCGCTTCGACCTGCCGATCGCACTGGGCATCCTCGCCGCGTCCGGACAGATCGACCGCGACGCGCTGGCCGGCTGCGAGTTCCTTGGCGAGCTCGGCCTGACCGGGGAGCTGCGGCCGGTGGACGGCATCCTGCCGGCGGTCCTGGCCGCCGCGCGCGCCGGCCGCAGGCTGGTGGTCCCGGCTGCCAGTGCGGCCGAGGCTGCACTGGCGCGCGAGGCCGAGGCCTATGCCGCCCGCACCCTGCTGGAGACCTGCGCCGGGCTCGGCGGACAGGCGCGCCTGCCCAGCGTCGGCGAGGCTTCCGGCGAGGCCGCGGCCGAAACCCTCCGCCCCGCGCCAGCGCCGCCCGACCTGGCCGCGGTGCGCGGCCAGCTGCAGGCGCGGCGGGCGCTGGAGATCGCCGCGGCCGGTGGACACCATCTGCTGATGAGCGGTCCCCCGGGTTGCGGCAAGACCCTGCTGGCCTCCTGCCTGCCCGGACTGCTGCCGGAGGCCAGCGAGGCCGAGGCGCTGGAAACCGCGGCAGTGCACTCGATCAGCGGCCAGGGCCTGGACCCGTCACGCTGGCGCCAGCGCCCGTTGCGCGCGCCGCACCATGGCGCCAGCCCGGTCGCCCTCGCCGGCGGCGGCAGTCCGCCGCGGCCGGGCGAGATCTCGCTGGCGCACAACGGGGTACTTTTCCTCGACGAGCTGCCCGAATGGAGCCGCGCGGCCCTGGAAGTGCTGCGCGAGCCACTGGAGTCCGGGCGCATCACGATCTCCCGGGCCGGACGCAGCGCGGAGTTCCCGGCGCGGTTCCAGCTCGTGGCTGCGTTGAACCCGTGCCCCTGCGGCTTCGCGGGCGATCCTTCGGCGCGCTGCCGCTGCACCCCGGACATGGTCGCGCGTTACTGGGGCCGGCTGTCCGGTCCGCTGCTGGATCGCATCGACCTGCATCTTTCGATGGCCCGCCTGCCGCCGGCACAGCTGCGCGCCGATGCGCCGCCTTCCGAATCCAGCGTTGGAGTACGTGCGCGGGTGGAGGCGGCGCGGGCACGGCAGGAGGCACGCGGCAGCGGACTCAACGCGCGGCTCGATGCCACCGGACTTGCCGCCTGCTGCCGGCTGGCGGATGCCGAGCAGGCCCTGCTCGAGCAGGCCGCCGAGCGACTGCAGCTGACCGCGCGCAGCATGCACCGTGTGCTGCGGGTGGCGCGCACCATCGCCGACCTCGACGGCAGCGAGGGGATCGGCCGGCCGCACCTGGCCGAGGCACTGGGCTACCGCGCGCCGCTGCTGCTGCGCGACTGA
- a CDS encoding NHLP-related RiPP peptide, with the protein MSEETNGGPQPLPAGVVDRLLDLLSSDDAFRDLFSSDPASALAQVGHHADATGLAQLGQRLAVQQLAPKETIAAARDEIRASLTSGLSMQPIQLDTGGTTN; encoded by the coding sequence ATGTCGGAAGAGACGAACGGCGGGCCGCAGCCGCTGCCCGCTGGAGTGGTGGACCGCCTGCTGGACCTGCTCTCCAGCGACGACGCATTCCGCGACCTGTTTTCCAGCGATCCGGCCTCCGCGCTGGCACAGGTCGGACACCATGCCGACGCGACCGGGCTCGCCCAGCTGGGCCAGCGCCTGGCCGTGCAACAGCTGGCGCCGAAGGAAACCATCGCCGCGGCCCGCGACGAGATCCGCGCCTCGCTGACCTCGGGCCTGTCGATGCAGCCGATCCAGCTGGATACCGGGGGCACGACCAACTAG
- the ubiK gene encoding ubiquinone biosynthesis accessory factor UbiK — MIDLNHIDDLARRLSDLVPPGLRESREELQASFRTALQAGLSRLDLVTREEFDVQRAVLLRTREKLHELERAVDQLEARLAAGDGGAAPTH; from the coding sequence ATGATCGACCTCAACCACATCGACGACCTGGCCCGCCGCCTCAGCGACCTGGTCCCGCCGGGCCTGCGCGAGTCGCGCGAGGAGCTGCAGGCCAGCTTCCGCACCGCCCTGCAGGCCGGCCTGTCGCGCCTGGACCTGGTCACCCGCGAGGAGTTCGACGTCCAGCGCGCGGTGCTGCTGCGCACCCGCGAGAAGCTGCACGAGCTGGAGCGCGCGGTGGACCAGCTGGAAGCCCGGCTGGCCGCCGGCGACGGCGGGGCCGCGCCCACCCACTGA
- a CDS encoding P-II family nitrogen regulator, translated as MKMIMAVIKPFKLDDVREALASQGIAGITVTEVKGFGRQKGHTELYRGAEYVVDFLPKVKIEVAVTDDRVDAVVEAIVKAAATGKIGDGKVFVYDLGQVVRIRTGELDADAL; from the coding sequence ATGAAGATGATCATGGCCGTGATCAAGCCGTTCAAGCTGGACGACGTGCGCGAGGCGCTCGCCAGCCAGGGCATCGCGGGCATCACCGTCACCGAGGTCAAGGGCTTCGGCCGGCAGAAGGGCCATACCGAGCTCTACCGTGGCGCCGAGTACGTGGTCGACTTCCTGCCCAAGGTGAAGATCGAGGTCGCGGTCACCGACGACCGCGTGGACGCGGTGGTGGAAGCGATCGTCAAGGCCGCCGCCACCGGCAAGATCGGCGACGGCAAGGTGTTCGTGTACGACCTCGGCCAGGTCGTGCGCATCCGCACCGGCGAGCTGGACGCCGACGCGCTCTGA